In a single window of the Bradyrhizobium erythrophlei genome:
- the pxpB gene encoding 5-oxoprolinase subunit PxpB produces the protein MAATLSPPRLLPNGDSAITIEFSRNIDDTANRRVLALDRALAAEPVLGVTETVPTYRSLLVHYDPVLIDFDTLSGKLAPLAERPVPPATKARRWRIPVVYGGEHGIDLEDVAKTLNTTADDIVARHVAGDYRVAMIGFTPGWSYLSGLEHSLHTSRRQNPRLLTPAGTISIGGVQTGVQCLAGPSGWHLLGRTAVRTYQLHRDPIFLLEPGDHVTFSAVDAKTFAEQDRAAESGEIIAELMAA, from the coding sequence ATGGCCGCGACGCTTTCCCCGCCCCGCCTGCTGCCCAATGGCGACAGCGCCATCACGATCGAATTCAGTCGCAATATCGATGATACCGCGAACCGGCGGGTGCTGGCGCTCGATCGTGCGCTGGCGGCTGAGCCGGTCCTGGGCGTGACGGAGACGGTCCCGACCTATCGATCCCTGCTGGTGCACTACGATCCCGTGCTGATCGATTTCGATACGCTGAGCGGGAAGCTTGCCCCGCTGGCCGAACGGCCCGTTCCGCCGGCGACAAAAGCCCGGCGCTGGCGCATTCCCGTGGTCTATGGCGGCGAGCATGGCATCGATCTCGAGGATGTCGCCAAGACGCTCAACACCACCGCCGACGACATCGTGGCTCGGCACGTCGCCGGCGACTACCGCGTCGCCATGATCGGCTTTACGCCGGGATGGTCCTATCTCAGTGGCCTCGAGCATTCCCTGCACACGTCGCGGCGGCAAAATCCGCGGCTGCTGACGCCGGCCGGAACGATCTCGATCGGCGGCGTGCAGACCGGCGTGCAATGTCTCGCCGGCCCGAGCGGCTGGCACCTGTTGGGCCGGACCGCGGTCAGAACCTATCAATTGCACCGCGATCCGATCTTTCTGCTCGAGCCCGGGGATCACGTGACGTTCTCGGCGGTCGATGCCAAGACCTTCGCCGAGCAGGATCGCGCAGCGGAATCTGGCGAAATCATCGCCGAGTTGATGGCCGCATGA
- a CDS encoding LamB/YcsF family protein translates to MTTIDLNCDLGEGFGAWEMGNDPAMIELATSVNIACGFHAGDADIMRKTVELAKARGVSIGAHPGYRDLHGFGRRPFPGMKASEIENLVAYQIGALQAIATAAGHKVTHVKAHGALSNVACEDEMTARAIASAIRAVDPNLVFVVLANSKLVQAGEAANLPMVHEVFADRAYEDDGSLVSRRKPGAVLHGAAEIAERVVRMVQDGAVISVTGKVIKMRTDTVCIHGDTPGAVDIARGLRKALKDSGIEVAPFKKAV, encoded by the coding sequence ATGACGACAATCGATCTCAATTGCGATCTCGGCGAAGGGTTTGGCGCATGGGAAATGGGCAATGACCCCGCCATGATCGAGCTGGCCACCTCGGTCAACATCGCCTGCGGCTTTCACGCCGGCGATGCCGACATCATGCGCAAGACGGTGGAGCTCGCGAAGGCCCGCGGCGTCAGCATCGGCGCCCATCCAGGCTATCGCGACCTGCACGGCTTCGGCCGACGGCCGTTTCCGGGCATGAAAGCTTCCGAGATCGAAAACCTGGTCGCCTACCAGATCGGCGCCTTGCAGGCGATCGCGACCGCGGCCGGCCACAAGGTCACCCACGTCAAGGCGCATGGCGCGCTGTCGAACGTGGCCTGCGAGGACGAAATGACCGCGCGGGCGATCGCGTCGGCCATCAGGGCGGTCGATCCCAATCTGGTCTTTGTGGTGCTCGCCAATTCCAAGCTGGTGCAAGCCGGCGAAGCCGCCAACCTTCCCATGGTGCACGAGGTGTTCGCCGACCGCGCATATGAGGACGACGGCTCCCTGGTCTCGCGCCGGAAGCCGGGCGCGGTGCTGCATGGTGCCGCTGAAATCGCCGAACGGGTGGTGCGGATGGTGCAAGACGGCGCGGTGATCTCAGTCACCGGCAAGGTCATCAAGATGCGCACCGACACCGTCTGCATTCACGGCGATACGCCCGGGGCGGTCGACATCGCGCGTGGGCTGCGCAAGGCGCTGAAGGACAGCGGCATCGAAGTGGCGCCGTTCAAGAAGGCGGTTTGA
- a CDS encoding biotin-dependent carboxyltransferase family protein, whose translation MSKLVITAIGPASSVQDGGRPGAQRYGLTPSGAMDRLALATANTLVGNPTFAATIEIGPFGAAFTARDGAVRVALAGAPRNADIAGRVVAFDTSMTLAEGETLTLGFARGGSFSYLAIEGGIAGEPMFGSLSVNARAGLGSPYPRPLQTDDELQTAAATGAAERRIDLPQLVDGPIRVVMGPQDDEFSEASKNLFLDSEWKISATSDRMGYRLEGPVIKHLHGHNIVSDGTVNGSIQVPGNGAPIVLMPDRGTSGGYPKIATVISADFGRFAQIPAGRGFRFKAISMAEAQAEARKFAELLRALPDRVRTIENLDLNIAALQDANVAGAAVSAVDAGTWQILSPEDTLAQD comes from the coding sequence ATGAGCAAGCTTGTCATCACAGCCATCGGCCCCGCAAGTTCCGTACAGGACGGCGGTCGCCCGGGCGCCCAGCGTTATGGCCTGACGCCGAGCGGCGCGATGGATCGGCTGGCGCTTGCCACGGCAAACACTCTGGTTGGAAACCCAACCTTCGCTGCAACCATCGAGATCGGACCATTCGGCGCCGCATTTACGGCGCGCGACGGCGCGGTTCGAGTCGCGCTGGCGGGCGCGCCGCGCAACGCCGACATCGCCGGACGCGTGGTGGCCTTCGATACATCGATGACGCTGGCGGAGGGAGAGACCCTGACGCTGGGCTTTGCCCGCGGTGGGTCCTTCAGCTATCTCGCGATCGAGGGTGGCATCGCGGGCGAACCGATGTTCGGCAGCCTTTCAGTGAATGCGCGCGCCGGCCTCGGCAGTCCGTATCCGCGTCCGCTGCAGACGGATGATGAGCTGCAAACCGCAGCGGCAACCGGCGCCGCCGAGCGCCGGATCGATCTCCCCCAACTCGTGGACGGACCGATCCGCGTGGTGATGGGGCCGCAGGACGACGAATTCAGCGAGGCTTCCAAAAACTTGTTTCTGGACTCGGAGTGGAAGATATCGGCCACCAGCGACCGCATGGGTTACCGGCTTGAGGGGCCCGTCATCAAGCATCTGCACGGTCACAACATCGTCTCCGACGGCACCGTGAACGGCAGCATCCAGGTGCCCGGCAACGGCGCGCCCATCGTACTGATGCCGGACCGCGGCACCAGCGGCGGCTATCCCAAGATCGCAACCGTCATTTCAGCCGATTTCGGCCGGTTCGCACAGATACCCGCAGGCCGCGGTTTTCGCTTCAAGGCCATCAGCATGGCCGAGGCGCAGGCTGAAGCCCGCAAATTTGCGGAACTGCTGCGCGCCCTGCCCGACCGCGTCAGGACCATCGAGAATTTGGATCTCAACATCGCGGCGCTGCAAGATGCCAACGTCGCCGGCGCCGCCGTCAGCGCCGTCGACGCCGGGACATGGCAAATCCTGTCGCCGGAAGATACGCTGGCGCAGGACTAA